In the Streptomyces formicae genome, one interval contains:
- a CDS encoding 6-phospho-beta-glucosidase, producing the protein MKLVILGGGGFRVPLVYGALLGDHAEGRVTEVVLHDLDAGRLGAIARVLAEQADGVPDAPSVTATTDLDEALRGADFVFSAIRVGGLEGRAADERVALAEGVLGQETVGAGGIAYGLRTVPVAVDIARRVKELAPDAWVINFTNPAGLVTEAMSRHVGDRVIGICDSPVGLGRRVARVLGGNPDEAFIDYVGLNHLGWLRGLRIAGRDELPRLLADPELLGSFEEGRLFGTDWLRSLGAIPNEYLHYYYFNRETVRAYQEAEQTRGAFLHDQQGGFYAQMARAAVPALKTWDDTRAEREATYMAENREASGAGERADEDLESGGYEKVALALMRAIARDERATLILNVRNGTTLSALDADAVIEVPCSVDANGAHPLSVSPLPGHATGLVCAVKAVEREVLAAADSGSLATAVKAFALHPLVDSVTVARRLAEGYRGVHPGLAYLR; encoded by the coding sequence GTGAAGCTGGTCATTCTCGGCGGCGGTGGATTCCGCGTCCCGCTCGTGTACGGGGCGCTGCTCGGCGACCACGCGGAGGGCCGCGTCACCGAGGTCGTCCTGCACGACCTGGACGCGGGGCGGCTCGGCGCCATCGCCCGCGTCCTGGCCGAACAGGCCGACGGCGTGCCCGACGCGCCGTCCGTCACCGCCACCACCGATCTCGACGAGGCGCTGCGCGGCGCCGACTTCGTGTTCTCCGCGATCCGCGTGGGCGGTCTGGAGGGGCGGGCCGCCGACGAGCGCGTCGCGCTCGCCGAGGGCGTCCTCGGGCAGGAGACGGTCGGCGCGGGCGGCATCGCGTACGGCCTGCGGACCGTGCCCGTCGCCGTCGACATCGCGCGCCGCGTGAAGGAACTCGCCCCCGACGCCTGGGTCATCAACTTCACCAACCCCGCGGGCCTGGTCACCGAGGCCATGTCCCGGCACGTCGGCGACCGCGTCATCGGCATCTGCGACTCGCCCGTCGGCCTCGGCCGCCGCGTCGCGCGGGTGCTCGGCGGCAACCCCGACGAGGCGTTCATCGACTACGTGGGCCTCAACCACCTCGGCTGGCTGCGAGGGCTGCGCATCGCAGGCCGCGACGAACTCCCGCGCCTGCTCGCCGACCCGGAACTCCTCGGCTCCTTCGAGGAGGGCAGGCTCTTCGGCACCGACTGGCTCAGGTCGCTGGGCGCGATCCCCAACGAATACCTGCACTACTACTACTTCAACCGCGAGACCGTCCGCGCCTACCAGGAGGCGGAGCAGACCCGCGGCGCCTTCCTCCACGACCAACAAGGCGGCTTCTACGCCCAGATGGCCCGCGCCGCCGTCCCCGCGCTCAAGACCTGGGACGACACCAGGGCCGAGCGCGAGGCGACGTACATGGCGGAGAACCGGGAGGCGTCGGGGGCGGGGGAGCGGGCGGACGAGGACCTCGAATCGGGCGGGTACGAGAAGGTCGCCCTCGCTCTGATGCGGGCCATCGCGCGCGACGAGCGGGCCACGCTGATCCTCAACGTCCGCAACGGCACCACGCTTTCCGCCCTGGACGCGGACGCCGTCATCGAGGTGCCGTGCTCGGTGGACGCCAACGGCGCCCACCCGCTGTCCGTGAGCCCGCTGCCCGGCCACGCCACCGGGCTCGTCTGCGCGGTCAAGGCCGTCGAGCGCGAGGTGCTCGCGGCGGCCGACAGCGGCTCGCTCGCCACCGCGGTCAAGGCGTTCGCGCTGCATCCGCTCGTCGACTC